A window of Mustela nigripes isolate SB6536 chromosome 9, MUSNIG.SB6536, whole genome shotgun sequence contains these coding sequences:
- the LOC132024692 gene encoding cyclin-dependent kinase inhibitor 2A-like isoform X2 yields MMMGSTRVAELLLLHGADPNCADPVTLTRPVHDAAREGFLDTLVALHRAGARLDVRDAWGRLPVDLAEEQGHHAVAQYLGAASGATEGGSHSHSEVAEGPADSQDFKND; encoded by the coding sequence ATGATGATGGGCAGCACCCGCGTGGCCGAGCTGCTGCTGCTCCACGGCGCCGATCCCAACTGCGCGGACCCCGTCACTCTCACCCGACCTGTGCACGACGCGGCCcgggagggcttcctggacaCGCTCGTCGCGTTGCACCGAGCCGGGGCGCGGCTGGACGTGCGCGATGCCTGGGGCCGCCTGCCCGTGGACCTGGCTGAGGAGCAGGGCCACCACGCTGTCGCCCAGTACCTGGGCGCAGCCTCGGGGGCCACCGAAGGTGGTAGCCACTCCCATTCAGAGGTTGCGGAAGGTCCTGCAG